One part of the Solanum dulcamara chromosome 8, daSolDulc1.2, whole genome shotgun sequence genome encodes these proteins:
- the LOC129899641 gene encoding uncharacterized protein LOC129899641, with product MAGSELPHAYAETPSIDNSETLFQKRRRCFCFPSFRSPNQLTRYVKLDWWHRLRSGAIKEGSVWAKGIKALKKLREWSEIVAGPRWKTFIRRFNRNKSGSRNAKFQYDPLSYSLNFDEGRGNNGEEEEELVLRNFSTRYASIPASGNFGKDGPGFV from the coding sequence ATGGCCGGTTCTGAATTACCTCACGCATATGCAGAAACGCCAAGCATCGACAATTCCGAAACGCTTTTTCAAAAACGGCGTCGTTGTTTCTGCTTCCCATCTTTTCGTTCTCCAAATCAATTAACAAGATACGTTAAGTTGGATTGGTGGCATAGGTTACGTAGCGGTGCGATTAAGGAGGGATCTGTATGGGCTAAAGGAATCAAAGCTTTGAAGAAGCTTCGAGAATGGTCGGAGATCGTCGCCGGACCTAGATGGAAAACTTTCATCCGGCGATTCAATCGGAACAAAAGCGGTAGTAGGAATGCGAAATTCCAATATGATCCTTTGAGTTACTCACTGAACTTCGATGAAGGACGAGGGAATAACggagaggaagaggaggaattGGTACTTCGGAATTTCTCGACGAGATACGCATCGATTCCGGCGTCTGGAAACTTTGGGAAAGATGGGCCCGGTTTCGTTTGA